Proteins from a single region of Theobroma cacao cultivar B97-61/B2 chromosome 10, Criollo_cocoa_genome_V2, whole genome shotgun sequence:
- the LOC18586244 gene encoding uncharacterized protein LOC18586244, giving the protein MGDSSQSYIRLVQHLIEKCLIFKMTKEECMVALSKHANIKPVITSTVWNELEKENKEFFEAYAQSQSKQDRMSEEETSQMIQKMISDSPKDPDE; this is encoded by the exons ATGGGGGATTCTTCACAATCATATATTCGCCTG GTGCAGCATCTGATTGAGAAGTGTTTGATCTTCAAAATGACAAAAGAAGAGTGCATGGTAGCACTCTCCAagcatgcaaacatcaaaCCTGTCATCACTTCTACTG TTTGGAATGAActtgaaaaggaaaacaagGAATTCTTTGAAGCCTATGCACAATCCCAGAGCAAGCAAGACCGAATGTCCGAGGAAGAGACAAGTCAAATGATCCAGAAGATGATCTCGGATTCCCCTAAAGACCCCGACGAATAA
- the LOC18586245 gene encoding glutathione S-transferase DHAR2, translated as MALEICVKAAAGAPDVLGDCPFCQRVVLTLEEKKVPYKMHLVNLSDKPQWFLEISPEGKVPVVKFDDKWVPDSDVIVGILEEKYPEPSLKTPPEFASVGSKIFGTFITFLKSRDANDGSEQALLNELKALDEHLKGQGPFIAGEKITAIDLSLGPKLYHLEIALGHFKKWTIPESLTCVHGYLKLIFSQESFVKTSVAKEFVITGWAPKVNA; from the exons ATGGCTTTGGAGATTTGTGTCAAGGCTGCTGCTGGTGCCCCTGATGTTCTTGGAGACT GTCCATTTTGCCAAAGGGTTGTTCTTACTTTGGAGGAAAAGAAAGTTCCTTACAAGATGCACCTCGTCAATCTCAGTGACAAACCTCAATG gTTCTTGGAGATAAGTCCAGAAGGAAAGGTACCGGTGGTGAAGTTTGATGACAAATGGGTGCCTGACTCTGACGTGATTGTTGGAATTCTTGAAGAGAAGTACCCTGAGCCTTCTCTGAAAACACCACCTGAATTTGCCTCTGT AGGATCAAAAATATTTGGAACTTTCATCACATTTTTGAAGAGCAGGGATGCAAACGATGGATCTGAGCAGGCTTTGCTTAATGAACTAAAGGCATTGGACGAGCATCTTAAGGGTCAG GGACCATTTATTGCTGGGGAAAAGATCACTGCTATTGATTTAAGTTTGGGGCCAAAGCTCTATCATCTTGAGATTGCTCTTGGCCATTTCAAGAAGTGGACTATTCCGGAAAGCTTGACTTGTGTCCACGGTTACTTGAAG TTGATTTTCTCTCAAGAGTCCTTTGTGAAAACAAGTGTTGCCAAGGAATTCGTGATCACTGGATGGGCGCCTAAGGTCAATGCATGA
- the LOC18586247 gene encoding uncharacterized protein LOC18586247, with protein sequence MGDSSSSYIHMVQHLIEKCLIFKMTKEECMEALSKHASIEPVITSTVWNELEKENKEFFEAYAQSQSKQDRMSEEETSQMIQKMISDSPKDHDD encoded by the exons ATGGGGGATTCTTCATCATCCTATATTCACATG GTGCAGCATCTGATCGAGAAGTGTTTGATCTTCAAGATGACCAAAGAAGAGTGCATGGAAGCACTCTCCAAGCATGCAAGCATCGAACCTGTCATCACTTCTACTG TTTGGAATGAActtgaaaaggaaaacaagGAATTCTTTGAAGCCTATGCACAATCCCAAAGCAAACAAGATCGAATGTCAGAGGAAGAGACAAGTCAAATGATCCAGAAGATGATCTCGGATTCCCCTAAAGACCATGATGACTAA
- the LOC108663590 gene encoding uncharacterized protein LOC108663590, with protein MGITPAKVDQNLRKKWDNECIPWSFLRSYIMKHRDTEQGQLVMALGIYGLVIFPKVLGHIEVGIIDFFEQVINKANLSPSILAETLRSLNYCRRKGEGRFVGCAHLLSIWIVSHFECKVDKFRKPFHPQIAPIREFCESEWPKNRTKEQWISRLRELKSVEVIWRAPWMLHHPVLYKCGNEPWVPLMGPWGAVSYAPIMVRRQFGSEQFVLMTHRLNTLEFTFGEPSFLKKIEEIAQAWKKTSRVDQGRYTDEVTTGYQIWHDQRVKDVVYPKEDALRGPVDPEPRDALLESELARKKSEAENASWKQRYEDLQKECEKMKREVSEQRKKVRKMEGKYESLNDKFSATTSELQREIQVRENRGNELQTHNDGLRRQVRFQQESIQLLRQEYEVLEGVMTTYQQEYERLKQQSTRIQE; from the coding sequence ATGGGTATTACCCCGGCGAAAGTTGATCAGAATCTAAGGAAAAAATGGGACAATGAATGTATCCCGTGGAGTTTTCTACGTAGCTATATCATGAAGCATCGGGACACCGAGCAAGGACAGCTTGTGATGGCCTTGGGAATTTACGGGCTAGTGATCTTTCCCAAGGTCTTGGGACATATAGAAGTCGGAATTATAGACTTCTTCGAGCAAGTCATCAACAAGGCCAATCTTTCGCCCTCTATTCTAGCGGAAACTCTCAGATCACTGAATTACTGTCGAAGAAAAGGTGAGGGACGATTTGTGGGATGTGCACATCTTCTTTCCATCTGGATAGTGAGCCACTTTGAATGCAAGGTCGATAAGTTCAGAAAGCCATTTCATCCGCAAATCGCCCCTATCAGAGAATTTTGTGAGAGTGAATGGCCAAAAAATAGGACTAAGGAGCAATGGATCTCTAGACTTCGGGAACTCAAAAGTGTGGAAGTAATATGGAGAGCTCCGTGGATGCTGCATCACCCAGTCTTGTACAAATGCGGAAATGAACCTTGGGTACCGTTAATGGGGCCATGGGGAGCCGTCAGTTACGCCCCAATTATGGTGAGAAGACAATTTGGGTCAGAGCAGTTTGTGCTGATGACACACCGACTTAATACTTTGGAGTTTACCTTTGGAGAGCCGAGTTTTCTGAAAAAGATTGAGGAGATTGCGCAAGCCTGGAAGAAAACTAGCCGAGTTGATCAAGGGAGGTACACCGATGAAGTGACTACCGGATATCAGATATGGCATGACCAACGAGTTAAGGATGTGGTATATCCGAAAGAAGATGCACTACGTGGCCCAGTTGATCCAGAACCACGAGACGCTTTGCTCGAAAGTGAGTTGGCTCGAAAGAAGTCCGAAGCTGAAAATGCCAGTTGGAAGCAACGGTATGAAGACCTCCAAAAAGAGtgtgagaaaatgaaaagagaagtaagtgagcaaagaaagaaagtccGAAAAATGGAAGGGAAGTATGAGAGCCTGAATGATAAGTTTTCTGCCACAACCAGTGAACTTCAAAGGGAAATACAGGTGAGAGAAAATCGAGGTAATGAACTTCAAACGCACAATGATGGGCTAAGAAGACAAGTGCGATTCCAACAAGAGTCCATCCAATTACTAAGACAAGAGTATGAAGTGCTCGAAGGGGTCATGACGACTTATCAACAGGAATATGAACGCCTCAAGCAACAGAGCACCAGAATTCAAGAATGA